The Myxococcales bacterium genome has a segment encoding these proteins:
- the speA gene encoding biosynthetic arginine decarboxylase → MAIANGMPRKWSTADSAELYGVHNWGHGYFSINARGHVVAHPNGPEAGSIDLKELVDEVARRGIGLPLLVRFSDVLKSRVVELHETFKRAIVEFEFKGGYRGVYPIKVNQHRYVVEEIIEFGRPYHYGLEAGSKPELLAVMAMLDDEEALIVCNGYKDEEYIETALMAQKLGRKVIIVVEKFSELDLITTMAARMNLRPTIGIRVKLATKGSGRWEASGGDRSKFGLSTREVVKAVEYLKNADMLDSLELMHFHLGSQISAIRAVKNALREAGRFYTEVVKMGAPLGYFDAGGGLGVDYDGSQTNFASSMNYTMQEYANDIVFALGEACDAAQVPHPTIVTESGRAVTAHHSMLVFDVLGVGEFQSGAVPDSLPDTAHRVVRNLFETYKEISRKNLRELYHDATEYKEEVLTLFNLGNLSLEERVIAEDIFWATCQKVLKLLREMRDVPEEFDGMERGLSDTYFCNFSMFQSLPDVWAIDQLFPIMPIHRLEEEPTRRAVLADITCDSDGKIDRFIDKRDVKDVLELHHPSDKDYYLGAFLVGAYQEILGDLHNLFGDTNTVHVSLAPGGGYHIEHVVAGDTVTDVLNYVSYNRAELVARVRRYAELAVRAGRMSLEDTRAMLRLYEEGLSGYTYLERA, encoded by the coding sequence ATGGCGATCGCAAACGGCATGCCTCGAAAGTGGTCCACCGCGGACTCGGCAGAGCTGTATGGTGTCCACAACTGGGGACACGGGTATTTTTCCATCAACGCTCGCGGCCACGTGGTCGCACACCCGAACGGACCGGAAGCGGGCAGCATCGACCTGAAAGAGCTGGTCGATGAAGTGGCCCGCCGGGGTATCGGGCTTCCGCTCCTGGTGCGGTTTTCGGACGTTCTCAAGAGCCGGGTCGTGGAGCTCCACGAAACGTTCAAGAGAGCCATCGTCGAATTCGAGTTCAAGGGCGGCTACCGCGGCGTTTACCCCATCAAGGTGAACCAGCACCGCTACGTGGTCGAAGAGATCATCGAGTTCGGCCGCCCGTATCATTACGGGCTCGAAGCAGGCTCCAAGCCAGAGCTTCTGGCCGTTATGGCGATGCTGGACGATGAAGAAGCACTCATCGTCTGCAACGGGTACAAGGACGAGGAGTACATCGAGACGGCCCTCATGGCCCAGAAGCTGGGCCGCAAGGTCATCATCGTCGTCGAGAAGTTCTCGGAGCTCGACCTCATCACCACGATGGCCGCGCGCATGAACCTGCGGCCCACCATCGGGATCCGGGTGAAGCTGGCCACGAAGGGGTCAGGGCGCTGGGAGGCCTCGGGGGGTGACCGTTCGAAGTTCGGTCTTTCCACCCGTGAGGTGGTCAAGGCGGTCGAGTACCTGAAGAACGCCGACATGCTGGACTCGCTCGAGCTCATGCACTTCCACCTGGGAAGCCAGATCTCGGCGATCCGGGCCGTGAAGAACGCTCTGAGGGAGGCGGGCCGCTTCTACACCGAGGTGGTCAAGATGGGAGCTCCCCTTGGCTACTTCGATGCGGGCGGTGGTTTGGGCGTCGACTACGACGGCTCACAGACGAACTTCGCTTCGTCGATGAACTACACGATGCAGGAGTATGCGAACGACATCGTGTTTGCGCTCGGCGAAGCGTGCGATGCGGCCCAGGTGCCTCATCCCACCATCGTGACGGAGTCGGGGCGTGCGGTCACGGCGCACCACTCGATGTTGGTCTTCGACGTGCTGGGCGTGGGCGAATTTCAGTCGGGCGCGGTGCCCGATTCTTTGCCGGATACGGCTCACCGCGTGGTGCGGAACCTGTTCGAGACCTACAAGGAGATCTCGCGGAAGAACCTGCGCGAGCTTTACCACGACGCCACGGAATACAAGGAAGAGGTTCTGACCCTCTTCAACCTGGGAAATTTGTCGCTCGAAGAGCGCGTGATCGCCGAGGACATCTTCTGGGCCACCTGCCAAAAGGTGCTCAAGCTGCTCCGCGAGATGCGGGACGTGCCCGAGGAGTTCGACGGCATGGAACGCGGGCTTTCGGATACCTATTTCTGTAACTTTTCGATGTTTCAGAGCCTCCCGGACGTCTGGGCGATCGACCAACTCTTCCCGATCATGCCGATCCACCGGCTGGAAGAAGAGCCCACACGGCGGGCGGTGCTGGCCGACATCACTTGCGATTCCGACGGGAAAATCGATCGCTTCATCGACAAGCGCGACGTGAAGGACGTGCTCGAACTTCACCACCCGAGCGACAAGGACTACTACCTGGGTGCGTTCCTGGTCGGGGCTTACCAGGAGATCCTGGGCGATCTGCACAACCTGTTCGGCGACACGAACACGGTGCACGTTTCGTTGGCCCCCGGGGGCGGCTACCACATCGAACACGTCGTGGCCGGCGACACCGTCACGGACGTGCTCAACTACGTGAGCTATAACCGCGCTGAGCTGGTCGCGCGCGTGCGCAGGTATGCCGAGCTGGCCGTGCGCGCGGGGCGCATGTCGCTGGAAGATACCCGGGCCATGTTGCGCCTCTACGAAGAGGGCCTCTCGGGCTACACCTACCTCGAACGGGCCTGA
- the orn gene encoding oligoribonuclease yields MMSGEPRFVWLDMEMTGLNPDYDAILEIAVVVTGPDLKPLASIERVVFQPDDVLARMSAKVREIHTHNGLVDDVRTKGLDLRVVERDVLREIAQHCGPGQGLLCGRSIHNDWKFLVKYMQRIEQHLHFLRVDVSTFSVLVDAWYPNARYPHPQQTHRAMEDVKAGIQEMRHYCHSAFRVDLDHLPGPLQPKS; encoded by the coding sequence ATGATGTCTGGCGAACCACGTTTCGTGTGGCTCGACATGGAGATGACGGGGCTCAATCCCGACTACGACGCGATCCTGGAGATCGCCGTGGTGGTGACCGGCCCTGACCTCAAGCCGCTGGCCTCGATCGAGCGAGTGGTGTTTCAACCTGACGACGTCCTGGCGCGCATGAGCGCGAAGGTCCGCGAGATTCACACCCACAACGGCTTGGTCGACGACGTCCGCACGAAGGGACTGGACCTCAGGGTGGTGGAACGTGATGTGCTCCGCGAGATCGCGCAGCACTGCGGCCCCGGACAGGGATTGCTCTGCGGGCGCTCCATCCACAACGACTGGAAGTTCCTGGTGAAGTACATGCAACGCATCGAGCAGCACCTTCACTTCTTGCGCGTGGACGTTTCCACCTTCAGCGTGCTCGTGGACGCATGGTACCCCAATGCCCGGTACCCGCACCCTCAGCAGACCCACCGAGCCATGGAAGACGTGAAGGCAGGCATACAAGAGATGCGACACTACTGCCACTCGGCCTTCCGCGTCGATCTGGACCATCTGCCAGGTCCCCTTCAGCCCAAGTCCTGA
- a CDS encoding ABC transporter ATP-binding protein/permease — MKPPAARPEGRAGAAAASPSTEPLIGKALDRHLLARIFAFVWPYKLWLAAALVVLPAAAACELAQPYLLKRAIDEHITVGRLQGLDRLGAFYLAALAGQYTLLFLQTYVVQYVGQRAMADLRDKVYQHVLSLPQSFFETTPVGRLMTRMTSDIESLSEMFASGLVSLVADFVKLAFILAAIFALNAKLALISLASAPLLFGIAFVFRRIVREAFRDIRTRLANLNTFLQEHLSGVRIVQAFTRERWVAARFDELNHDYRRANARAITSDAALYAIVEAVGSFAIAALLWYGGAQIVAGTLTFGVLVAFIEYLQKFFAPIRDLSTKYTVLQQAMAAAERVFELTDIQAKDAPVPAGRPQGQRISAASGDQVVFRNVTFGYREGQPVLQRIDLAVPRGKVLAVVGPSGSGKSTLVKLLARLYEPSAGDILLDGLPLCQIPAQELRRRVVVIGQEPYLFSGTLEHAVGLGQTEPKRIAEALVRAGASELVRRRPEGLLAPVAPRGANYSAGERQLLALARALCRDPEVLVLDEATANVDPETERLIDAGTTAAMRGRTAIVIAHRLSTIANADRIVVLDEGRIVEQGTPSELLAREGLFARLHRLQTQRQRPEPDPSGQGPLLAATPTSG; from the coding sequence ATGAAGCCACCCGCCGCCCGACCGGAGGGGCGCGCCGGAGCCGCCGCCGCATCGCCGAGCACCGAGCCGCTGATCGGCAAGGCACTGGACCGACACCTGCTGGCGCGCATCTTCGCCTTCGTTTGGCCCTACAAGCTCTGGCTCGCGGCGGCCTTGGTCGTGTTGCCCGCGGCAGCTGCCTGCGAGCTGGCACAGCCCTACCTTCTCAAGCGAGCCATAGACGAGCACATCACGGTGGGACGACTCCAGGGTTTGGATCGTCTGGGAGCGTTTTACTTGGCAGCGCTGGCGGGCCAATACACGCTGCTCTTCCTGCAAACCTACGTCGTGCAGTACGTAGGTCAACGGGCCATGGCGGACCTGCGGGACAAGGTCTACCAGCACGTGTTGAGCCTGCCCCAGTCGTTTTTCGAGACCACGCCTGTGGGGCGGCTCATGACCCGCATGACCAGCGACATCGAGTCCCTCAGCGAAATGTTCGCGTCCGGACTCGTCAGCCTGGTCGCTGATTTCGTGAAGCTCGCATTCATCCTGGCCGCCATTTTCGCGCTGAACGCCAAGCTGGCCCTCATCTCATTGGCCAGCGCTCCCCTGCTCTTCGGCATCGCGTTCGTGTTCCGGAGGATCGTCCGCGAGGCGTTTCGAGACATCCGCACACGGCTTGCCAATCTCAACACATTCTTGCAGGAGCACCTGTCCGGTGTACGCATCGTGCAGGCCTTCACGCGCGAGCGCTGGGTGGCCGCCCGCTTCGACGAACTCAATCACGACTACCGGCGCGCGAACGCCCGGGCGATCACCTCGGACGCCGCCCTCTACGCCATCGTAGAAGCCGTGGGCTCCTTCGCCATCGCGGCTTTGCTTTGGTACGGGGGCGCCCAGATCGTGGCCGGAACGCTGACCTTCGGTGTTCTCGTGGCGTTCATCGAGTACCTTCAGAAGTTCTTCGCACCGATTCGGGATCTCTCGACCAAGTACACCGTGCTCCAGCAGGCCATGGCGGCCGCGGAGCGGGTCTTCGAACTCACGGACATCCAAGCCAAGGATGCCCCCGTCCCCGCAGGTCGCCCTCAAGGGCAGAGGATCTCTGCAGCGTCGGGCGATCAAGTGGTGTTTCGCAACGTGACCTTCGGATACCGCGAGGGACAGCCCGTCCTGCAAAGGATCGATCTGGCCGTTCCTCGTGGCAAGGTCCTGGCTGTCGTGGGGCCAAGCGGCTCCGGAAAATCGACGCTCGTGAAGCTGCTCGCACGCCTTTACGAACCGAGTGCCGGCGACATCCTCCTCGATGGCCTCCCTCTGTGTCAGATTCCAGCTCAGGAACTACGCCGGCGTGTCGTGGTCATCGGCCAAGAGCCATACCTCTTCTCCGGGACCCTGGAGCATGCGGTGGGCCTTGGACAGACCGAGCCCAAGCGCATCGCCGAAGCGCTTGTGCGCGCCGGAGCCAGCGAGCTCGTGCGGCGACGGCCCGAAGGGCTCCTGGCGCCCGTGGCTCCGCGTGGTGCCAATTATTCTGCCGGTGAACGTCAGCTGCTCGCCCTTGCCAGGGCCCTCTGCCGCGACCCGGAGGTGCTCGTGCTCGACGAAGCCACCGCCAACGTGGATCCCGAAACGGAACGCCTCATCGATGCGGGCACGACCGCGGCCATGCGCGGGCGCACGGCGATCGTCATCGCCCATCGCCTCTCGACGATCGCAAACGCCGATCGCATCGTGGTGCTCGACGAGGGCCGCATCGTCGAACAGGGCACTCCGTCTGAATTGTTGGCGCGGGAGGGACTATTCGCGCGTCTTCATCGGTTGCAGACGCAACGTCAGCGCCCTGAGCCCGATCCCTCTGGGCAGGGCCCTTTACTTGCCGCTACGCCCACGTCAGGATGA
- the rpsN gene encoding 30S ribosomal protein S14, whose translation MATLAKLITNGKRKKLATKYAPTRQKLKEIIASPTASAEDKDKANRKLQSLPRNSTKVRFRNRCEVTGRPRGFLRKFRMSRIALRDFGLRGDIPGVIKSSW comes from the coding sequence ATGGCGACTCTCGCGAAATTGATCACGAACGGTAAGCGCAAGAAGCTTGCGACGAAATACGCGCCCACGCGGCAAAAACTCAAAGAGATCATTGCCTCCCCCACGGCCTCGGCCGAGGACAAGGACAAGGCCAACCGCAAGCTGCAGAGCCTGCCGCGAAACAGCACCAAGGTGCGTTTCCGCAACCGCTGCGAGGTCACGGGCCGTCCGCGCGGCTTTCTCCGCAAGTTCCGCATGTCTCGTATCGCCCTGCGCGACTTCGGTCTGCGCGGCGACATCCCCGGCGTCATCAAGAGCAGCTGGTAG
- a CDS encoding insulinase family protein — MSRQPHIHTKARWIALMGALALGGAAAESPPLAAATPPGQATSHKTASTPDIPFESYTLDNGLEVILHHDASVPTVHTELWYKVGSKDEEPGKTGFAHLFEHIMFQGTKHVPEDAHFKYLQEAGASNVNGTTSFDRTNYYETLPANRLELALWLESSRMGFLLQRPSFQETLDNQREVVKNERRQRVENQPMGLVMQTQLEYLFPPSHPYLHEVIGSMEDLGRASVSDIKAFFNRYYAPNNAILVVAGAFDAGEAKALVEKYFGPIPAGPPIVRSKPAPVALEGPRKVEMEAKVNLPAVFLAWHSPAMYQPGDAEMDVIAALLSDGKTSRLYKRLVYDLKLAQRVDAYQWSLMNAGLFEITATPLPGKTIEQLVPVIDEELAKLASEPITGQELERVKNKIKTNFFQGLEQVAGRAALLAQYKYFTGDPGFIARDLARYEAVTPASVQAFARSMLRKDRRLTVTVTPNEQAPIMGRVKK; from the coding sequence ATGAGTCGACAGCCACACATTCACACCAAAGCGCGCTGGATCGCCCTCATGGGCGCTTTGGCCCTCGGGGGAGCGGCGGCCGAGAGCCCTCCCCTCGCCGCAGCCACCCCGCCAGGTCAGGCGACGTCGCACAAGACAGCCTCCACACCCGACATCCCTTTCGAGTCGTACACCCTCGACAACGGGCTCGAGGTGATCTTGCATCATGACGCCTCCGTGCCGACCGTCCACACCGAGCTTTGGTACAAAGTCGGCTCGAAGGACGAGGAGCCGGGCAAGACGGGCTTCGCTCACCTCTTCGAGCACATCATGTTCCAGGGCACGAAGCACGTTCCGGAAGACGCCCACTTCAAGTACTTGCAGGAGGCGGGCGCCTCGAACGTCAACGGCACCACCAGCTTCGACCGCACCAACTACTACGAAACCCTCCCGGCGAACCGGCTCGAGCTGGCATTGTGGCTCGAGTCGTCGCGTATGGGCTTTCTGCTGCAGCGCCCTTCGTTTCAGGAGACCCTCGACAACCAGCGAGAGGTCGTCAAGAACGAGCGCCGTCAGCGCGTGGAGAATCAACCCATGGGTCTGGTGATGCAGACGCAGCTCGAGTACCTGTTCCCACCTTCGCACCCCTATCTCCATGAAGTGATCGGTAGCATGGAGGACCTCGGCCGGGCCTCCGTGTCGGATATCAAAGCCTTCTTCAATCGCTACTACGCGCCGAACAACGCGATCCTGGTGGTCGCAGGGGCGTTCGATGCAGGCGAGGCCAAGGCGCTCGTGGAAAAGTACTTCGGGCCCATCCCCGCAGGCCCGCCCATCGTACGTTCCAAGCCGGCACCGGTGGCGCTGGAGGGTCCTCGCAAAGTGGAAATGGAGGCGAAGGTGAACCTTCCCGCCGTGTTCCTCGCCTGGCATTCGCCCGCGATGTACCAACCCGGAGATGCGGAGATGGACGTGATTGCCGCCTTGCTCTCCGACGGCAAGACGTCGCGGCTTTACAAGCGACTCGTTTACGATCTCAAGCTGGCTCAGCGCGTGGATGCGTACCAGTGGTCCTTGATGAACGCAGGGCTGTTCGAGATCACGGCGACGCCGCTACCCGGCAAGACCATCGAGCAGCTCGTGCCCGTCATCGACGAAGAGCTTGCGAAGCTGGCGTCCGAACCAATCACGGGCCAGGAACTCGAGCGGGTCAAGAACAAGATCAAGACCAACTTCTTTCAGGGCCTGGAACAGGTGGCAGGCCGCGCCGCCTTGCTGGCACAGTACAAATATTTCACGGGTGATCCTGGGTTCATCGCCCGTGACCTCGCCCGCTACGAGGCTGTCACCCCGGCGTCGGTTCAGGCCTTCGCGCGCAGCATGTTGCGTAAAGACCGCCGCCTCACCGTCACCGTGACGCCCAACGAGCAGGCCCCGATCATGGGGCGCGTGAAGAAGTAA
- the rpmB gene encoding 50S ribosomal protein L28 produces the protein MSRVCQVTGKKPATGNKVSHSNRKSRRRWLPNLQWKRFWVPSENRWVRLRVSTTAIREITKRGIEPVIAEMRADGRL, from the coding sequence ATGTCTCGCGTTTGCCAAGTTACGGGAAAGAAGCCGGCCACCGGCAACAAAGTCTCTCACTCCAACCGGAAGTCCCGCCGGCGTTGGCTTCCCAACCTGCAGTGGAAGCGTTTCTGGGTTCCCAGCGAAAACCGTTGGGTGCGCCTGCGTGTCAGCACCACGGCCATCCGTGAGATCACCAAGCGCGGCATCGAGCCTGTGATCGCCGAGATGCGCGCAGACGGTAGGCTCTAG
- a CDS encoding insulinase family protein, with product MRNSEFDRIMPNGVFRLFLAGMPLTLLLGGCASSGTANSPSASAEASVAALPPTTESPTPTRTPQPTVVPTLPERITPDAEFRAERPTPEPDPKFEVPKVQRFKLANGLPVILASDDKLPLVFVQLVVRTGSLADPVGKAGLADLAADMLDEGTKTRSALEISGAIEQLGASLSTGADWDYSAVSVSGLTEVMDRALPVWADVLLNPAFSEGELERVRENRMAALKRRKDSPTALAAVAFGQAVYGDQHPLGWPQDGTEATLPKLSAAELRAFHEAQFKPENATLVVAGNMTEAQVKAVIGPLLGTWKGGAKKPRPVPAVKEPEKTKVFLVDKASAPQSSLRVGLPALPRKHPDYYKARVMNEILGGSFRRLSLNLREQKGWTYGVYSRFATHKVPGPWVVSGEFVADKTAPAVQEILSEITRIRSEDVPAPELQEAKDALVKAFPASFATMKQLASQMAGLYVYDLPRDEFESYQKKVAAVSVKDVRDMARKYLLPEHLAIVVVGDRASNAESLGKIAPVELRDADGNRVDEGPKAPE from the coding sequence ATGCGCAACTCAGAATTCGATCGCATCATGCCGAACGGCGTCTTCCGGCTGTTCCTCGCGGGCATGCCGCTCACGCTGCTCCTGGGCGGCTGCGCCAGCAGCGGGACGGCGAACTCGCCCTCAGCGAGCGCCGAAGCCTCCGTGGCGGCCTTGCCACCCACGACAGAGTCGCCCACCCCGACCCGGACGCCCCAGCCCACGGTCGTGCCGACCCTCCCCGAGCGCATCACCCCCGATGCGGAGTTCCGCGCGGAACGCCCCACCCCCGAGCCTGATCCCAAGTTCGAGGTCCCGAAAGTCCAGCGCTTCAAATTGGCCAACGGGCTGCCCGTCATCCTGGCCAGCGACGACAAGCTGCCGCTGGTGTTCGTGCAGTTGGTGGTCCGCACCGGAAGCCTGGCCGATCCCGTGGGCAAGGCGGGGCTTGCCGACCTTGCGGCGGACATGCTCGACGAAGGCACCAAAACCCGGAGCGCTCTGGAGATCTCGGGGGCAATCGAGCAACTCGGCGCTTCGCTGTCGACCGGGGCAGACTGGGATTACAGCGCCGTTTCGGTGTCGGGCCTCACCGAGGTCATGGACCGCGCCTTGCCGGTCTGGGCGGACGTGCTGCTCAATCCCGCCTTTTCGGAAGGTGAATTGGAGCGCGTGCGCGAGAACCGCATGGCTGCGCTCAAGCGCCGGAAGGACTCCCCTACTGCCCTGGCAGCCGTGGCCTTCGGGCAAGCCGTGTACGGTGACCAACACCCCCTGGGCTGGCCGCAGGACGGCACCGAGGCGACTTTGCCGAAGCTCTCGGCCGCCGAGCTCCGGGCCTTCCACGAAGCTCAGTTCAAGCCCGAGAACGCAACGCTGGTGGTGGCGGGCAACATGACCGAGGCGCAGGTCAAGGCCGTGATCGGGCCGCTGCTCGGGACCTGGAAAGGCGGGGCGAAAAAGCCCCGTCCCGTGCCTGCGGTGAAAGAGCCGGAAAAGACGAAGGTGTTCCTGGTCGATAAAGCGTCGGCGCCGCAGTCTTCGTTGCGCGTAGGGCTGCCCGCCCTGCCGCGCAAGCATCCCGACTACTACAAGGCGCGGGTCATGAACGAAATTCTTGGCGGCAGTTTTCGCCGGCTGTCACTGAACCTGCGCGAGCAAAAGGGCTGGACGTATGGCGTTTATTCTCGCTTCGCCACGCACAAGGTGCCAGGCCCCTGGGTGGTTTCTGGGGAGTTCGTCGCCGACAAGACAGCGCCCGCCGTTCAAGAGATCCTGAGCGAGATCACACGCATCCGAAGCGAAGACGTCCCGGCGCCCGAGCTTCAGGAAGCCAAGGACGCGCTGGTCAAGGCATTCCCGGCCTCCTTCGCGACCATGAAGCAGCTGGCAAGCCAGATGGCGGGCCTTTATGTCTACGACTTGCCGCGCGACGAGTTCGAGAGCTACCAAAAGAAGGTCGCGGCGGTCTCGGTCAAGGACGTGCGTGACATGGCTCGCAAGTACCTTCTGCCAGAGCACCTGGCCATCGTGGTCGTGGGTGACCGCGCGTCGAACGCCGAATCCCTGGGCAAGATTGCCCCCGTCGAGCTCCGGGATGCGGACGGAAACCGCGTGGACGAGGGTCCAAAGGCGCCCGAGTAA
- a CDS encoding B12-binding domain-containing radical SAM protein, with translation MQVQRAFEARTLAAPLTSFRDIRAQRLADEIGTITKQASLPVALVYPSPYHVGMSSLGFQTIYRELNALPEISAERAFLPEDVPAAKQAREPLCTYESARPVGDFPVVAFSLAYELELAGLVDCLDLAGIPPLARDRADDPHRHPLVVVGGPLTFSNPVPAGPFADLMIMGEAEDLVGVLMQTVLDTSDRGALLQTLAKVPGFYVPSVHGELPPPVAKVPDERLPAHSQIRTPHTELADMFLIEPERGCHRGCTYCVMRRSTNGGMRLVTPEKVLSLIPEDAKRVGLVGAAVTDHPGLPKILSALVAQGRGVGISSLRADRLTDEIVGLLKAGGYRTLTTASDGASERMRDAIARKTHARHLLRAAALTRKHGLRLLKLYMMLGLPGETMDDVDELVGFAKELAREAPKVAFGIAPFVAKRNTPLDRHPFEDMASIEAKLARLRAGVKGQVDIRSTSVRWAWVEYRLAQGGFAAGHAAMEAARGGGSFGHWKRALAHVPEPEALRPEPLPSLRVLPASLAPGEGRSSTLVPD, from the coding sequence ATGCAGGTGCAGAGGGCCTTCGAGGCCCGTACACTTGCCGCACCCTTGACCTCTTTTCGAGACATCCGCGCCCAGCGACTGGCCGACGAGATCGGCACGATCACGAAGCAGGCCTCCCTGCCCGTGGCCCTCGTTTACCCGAGCCCCTACCACGTCGGTATGTCGTCCTTGGGATTCCAGACGATCTACCGAGAGCTGAATGCCCTGCCCGAGATCAGCGCCGAACGCGCGTTTCTCCCCGAGGACGTTCCCGCGGCGAAGCAGGCCCGCGAGCCTCTGTGCACGTACGAATCAGCGAGGCCCGTGGGCGATTTCCCGGTGGTGGCGTTCTCACTGGCGTACGAGCTGGAATTGGCGGGCCTCGTGGACTGCCTCGACCTGGCCGGCATCCCTCCCCTGGCACGCGACCGTGCCGACGACCCTCACAGGCACCCCCTCGTCGTGGTGGGGGGGCCCCTGACGTTCTCGAACCCCGTTCCCGCCGGGCCCTTTGCCGACCTGATGATCATGGGAGAGGCCGAGGACTTGGTGGGCGTGCTCATGCAAACGGTGCTCGACACCTCCGACCGTGGCGCGCTCTTGCAGACCTTGGCGAAGGTTCCGGGCTTCTATGTGCCGTCCGTTCACGGGGAACTGCCACCTCCCGTGGCCAAAGTACCCGACGAGCGTCTGCCCGCTCATTCGCAGATTCGTACCCCGCACACCGAGCTGGCCGACATGTTTCTCATCGAACCCGAGCGAGGCTGTCACCGGGGCTGCACCTACTGCGTCATGCGACGGAGCACGAATGGGGGGATGCGCCTCGTGACTCCCGAAAAAGTCCTGTCGCTGATCCCTGAAGACGCCAAGCGGGTGGGCCTTGTGGGGGCGGCCGTCACAGACCATCCCGGCTTGCCCAAAATCCTCTCTGCGCTGGTTGCCCAGGGCCGGGGCGTGGGCATCTCGAGTCTGCGTGCCGATCGCCTGACCGACGAGATCGTGGGCTTACTCAAGGCGGGTGGCTATCGCACGTTGACCACGGCTTCGGACGGAGCTTCGGAGCGCATGCGCGACGCCATTGCTCGCAAGACGCACGCACGGCACCTGCTGCGTGCGGCCGCCCTCACGCGCAAACACGGGCTTCGCCTGCTCAAGCTCTACATGATGCTGGGGTTGCCGGGGGAAACGATGGACGACGTCGACGAACTGGTGGGTTTCGCCAAGGAGCTGGCCCGCGAGGCGCCGAAGGTGGCCTTCGGAATTGCGCCTTTCGTGGCCAAGCGCAACACGCCCCTCGACCGTCACCCTTTCGAGGACATGGCCAGCATCGAGGCCAAACTCGCCCGCCTCAGGGCCGGCGTCAAAGGTCAGGTGGACATTCGCTCGACGTCGGTGCGGTGGGCCTGGGTCGAGTACCGCCTCGCTCAGGGCGGATTCGCGGCCGGGCACGCGGCGATGGAGGCGGCCCGGGGCGGAGGCAGCTTCGGCCATTGGAAGCGCGCACTCGCCCACGTTCCGGAGCCCGAAGCCCTGCGGCCCGAGCCTCTGCCTTCGCTGAGGGTCCTGCCTGCGTCTCTGGCGCCGGGCGAAGGGCGCTCCTCCACGCTCGTCCCTGACTGA